One Glycine max cultivar Williams 82 chromosome 4, Glycine_max_v4.0, whole genome shotgun sequence DNA segment encodes these proteins:
- the LOC106798608 gene encoding uncharacterized protein, producing the protein MLINFSPFIYIYIYIYPPEKRNQTMITIYFKRVCLCERERKMYKKHNNPHKSGTEGFVVIKIRGGTEEEAYFEQIPQPRPKLNLSAMKLFQRFRKIFMRLMFSVPNSRRSKDSKHKVNDRFEPPKTSCSSYYSSQSHYSEAIADCIEFFNKSAQDGVLDGRKSDVV; encoded by the coding sequence atgctCATCAATTTCTcaccctttatatatatatatatatatatataccctcCAGAAAAGAGAAACCAAACCATGATAACTATATATTTCAAGAGGGTGTGCTTGTGTGAAAGGGAGAGAAAAATGTACAAGAAGCACAACAACCCACATAAATCAGGAACAGAGGGTTTTgttgttataaaaataagagGAGGTACTGAAGAAGAAGCATACTTTGAACAAATCCCTCAGCCTCGTCCAAAGTTGAACCTCTCTGCCATGAAGCTCTTCCAACGCTTCCGCAAGATCTTCATGCGCCTAATGTTCTCGGTACCTAATTCTCGTCGCTCAAAGGATTCGAAGCACAAAGTTAATGACCGGTTTGAACCGCCCAAGACTTCATGCAGTTCCTACTATTCCTCTCAATCGCATTACAGCGAGGCCATTGCCGATTGCATCGAGTTTTTCAATAAGTCAGCACAAGATGGCGTTTTGGATGGTCGAAAATCTGATGTTGTCTGA
- the LOC100811650 gene encoding transcription factor E2FC isoform X3, with protein sequence MGQRYENNVFKSHISNIEAAPGMTQTVHLPPPLQTDPTIRGKQNGKPKGSRNAKSAAHRPYADSTNSTAVNNCRYDSSLGLLTKKFVSLIQDAKDGTLDLNRTAEILEVQKRRIYDITNVLEGVGLIEKTSKNHIKWKGCDGLGPRELEDQVNSLKAEVDSLYAEECKLDDCIRKKQELLRNLEESESSQKYLFITKEDILGLPCFQNQEIIAIKAPKASSIEVPDPDEELGFRQRQYKMIVRSAIGPIYLYLLSKDDHKFEDDSAKPMKLTNPSWNSDLYRKRGVGLLESQNDENNPSERFSLQGSQAFGIQEITPTDFEMEDDYWFQSDPGVSQTELEGVVGSDRRASDD encoded by the exons ATGGGTCAAAGATATGAAAACAATGTTTTCAAGTCTCACATAAGTAATATTGAAGCTGCTCCCGGTATGACCCAAACAGTTCATCTTCCTCCCCCACTTCAAACCGACCCTAccataagaggaaagcaaaatGGTAAACCAAAAGGTTCAAGAAATGCAAAATCTGCGGCTCACAGACCTTATGCCG ATTCCACTAATTCGACTGCGGTTAACAACTGTCGTTATGACAGTTCCTTAG GACTGTTAACCAAGAAATTTGTGAGCTTAATCCAGGATGCTAAGGATGGAACCCTGGATCTAAATAGAACCGCTGAAATCTTGGAG GTTCAGAAAAGGAGAATTTATGACATTACAAATGTTCTTGAAGGGGTAGGACTGATAGAGAAAACATCAAAGAATCATATAAAGTGGAA GGGATGTGATGGGCTTGGACCTCGAGAACTGGAAGACCAAGTTAATAGTTTAAAG GCTGAAGTTGATAGTCTATATGccgaggaatgcaaacttgatgaTTGTATAAG gAAAAAGCAGGAGCTTCTAAGAAACCTGGAGGAAAGTGAAAGCTCTCAAAA GTACCTCTTTATAACCAAGGAAGATATTCTTGGCCTTCCATGCTTCCAG AATCAAGAAATTATTGCAATCAAGGCTCCAAAAGCTAGTTCCATCGAGGTTCCTGATCCTGATGAG GAATTAGGTTTTCGGCAAAGGCAGTACAAAATGATTGTTCGAAGTGCCATTGGACCAATATATTTGTACCTCTTGAG cAAGGACGACCACAAGTTTGAGGATGATAGTGCCAAACCGATGAAATTAACAAATCCATCATGGAATAGTGATCTCTACAGAAAGAGGGGTGTGGGATTATTAGAAAGccaaaatgatgaaaataatcCTTCTGAGCGTTTCAGTTTGCAGGGTTCACAAGCATTTGGAATTCAAGAAATTACTCCCACTGATTTTGAA ATGGAAGATGACTATTGGTTTCAATCAGATCCTGGAGTGAGCCAAACAGaatt GGAAGGAGTAGTTGGTTCTGATAGACGTGCTTCAGACGATTAA
- the LOC100811650 gene encoding transcription factor E2FC isoform X4, whose translation MGQRYENNVFKSHISNIEAAPGMTQTVHLPPPLQTDPTIRGKQNGKPKGSRNAKSAAHRPYADSTNSTAVNNCRYDSSLGLLTKKFVSLIQDAKDGTLDLNRTAEILEVQKRRIYDITNVLEGVGLIEKTSKNHIKWKGCDGLGPRELEDQVNSLKAEVDSLYAEECKLDDCIRKKQELLRNLEESESSQKYLFITKEDILGLPCFQNQEIIAIKAPKASSIEVPDPDEELGFRQRQYKMIVRSAIGPIYLYLLSKDDHKFEDDSAKPMKLTNPSWNSDLYRKRGVGLLESQNDENNPSERFSLQGSQAFGIQEITPTDFEMEDDYWFQSDPGVSQTELWGKE comes from the exons ATGGGTCAAAGATATGAAAACAATGTTTTCAAGTCTCACATAAGTAATATTGAAGCTGCTCCCGGTATGACCCAAACAGTTCATCTTCCTCCCCCACTTCAAACCGACCCTAccataagaggaaagcaaaatGGTAAACCAAAAGGTTCAAGAAATGCAAAATCTGCGGCTCACAGACCTTATGCCG ATTCCACTAATTCGACTGCGGTTAACAACTGTCGTTATGACAGTTCCTTAG GACTGTTAACCAAGAAATTTGTGAGCTTAATCCAGGATGCTAAGGATGGAACCCTGGATCTAAATAGAACCGCTGAAATCTTGGAG GTTCAGAAAAGGAGAATTTATGACATTACAAATGTTCTTGAAGGGGTAGGACTGATAGAGAAAACATCAAAGAATCATATAAAGTGGAA GGGATGTGATGGGCTTGGACCTCGAGAACTGGAAGACCAAGTTAATAGTTTAAAG GCTGAAGTTGATAGTCTATATGccgaggaatgcaaacttgatgaTTGTATAAG gAAAAAGCAGGAGCTTCTAAGAAACCTGGAGGAAAGTGAAAGCTCTCAAAA GTACCTCTTTATAACCAAGGAAGATATTCTTGGCCTTCCATGCTTCCAG AATCAAGAAATTATTGCAATCAAGGCTCCAAAAGCTAGTTCCATCGAGGTTCCTGATCCTGATGAG GAATTAGGTTTTCGGCAAAGGCAGTACAAAATGATTGTTCGAAGTGCCATTGGACCAATATATTTGTACCTCTTGAG cAAGGACGACCACAAGTTTGAGGATGATAGTGCCAAACCGATGAAATTAACAAATCCATCATGGAATAGTGATCTCTACAGAAAGAGGGGTGTGGGATTATTAGAAAGccaaaatgatgaaaataatcCTTCTGAGCGTTTCAGTTTGCAGGGTTCACAAGCATTTGGAATTCAAGAAATTACTCCCACTGATTTTGAA ATGGAAGATGACTATTGGTTTCAATCAGATCCTGGAGTGAGCCAAACAGaattgtggg GGAAGGAGTAG
- the LOC100811650 gene encoding transcription factor E2FC isoform X2, giving the protein MGQRYENNVFKSHISNIEAAPGMTQTVHLPPPLQTDPTIRGKQNGKPKGSRNAKSAAHRPYADSTNSTAVNNCRYDSSLGLLTKKFVSLIQDAKDGTLDLNRTAEILEVQKRRIYDITNVLEGVGLIEKTSKNHIKWKGCDGLGPRELEDQVNSLKAEVDSLYAEECKLDDCIRKKQELLRNLEESESSQKYLFITKEDILGLPCFQNQEIIAIKAPKASSIEVPDPDEELGFRQRQYKMIVRSAIGPIYLYLLRYFSAVTLQPKVCKDDHKFEDDSAKPMKLTNPSWNSDLYRKRGVGLLESQNDENNPSERFSLQGSQAFGIQEITPTDFEMEDDYWFQSDPGVSQTELWGKE; this is encoded by the exons ATGGGTCAAAGATATGAAAACAATGTTTTCAAGTCTCACATAAGTAATATTGAAGCTGCTCCCGGTATGACCCAAACAGTTCATCTTCCTCCCCCACTTCAAACCGACCCTAccataagaggaaagcaaaatGGTAAACCAAAAGGTTCAAGAAATGCAAAATCTGCGGCTCACAGACCTTATGCCG ATTCCACTAATTCGACTGCGGTTAACAACTGTCGTTATGACAGTTCCTTAG GACTGTTAACCAAGAAATTTGTGAGCTTAATCCAGGATGCTAAGGATGGAACCCTGGATCTAAATAGAACCGCTGAAATCTTGGAG GTTCAGAAAAGGAGAATTTATGACATTACAAATGTTCTTGAAGGGGTAGGACTGATAGAGAAAACATCAAAGAATCATATAAAGTGGAA GGGATGTGATGGGCTTGGACCTCGAGAACTGGAAGACCAAGTTAATAGTTTAAAG GCTGAAGTTGATAGTCTATATGccgaggaatgcaaacttgatgaTTGTATAAG gAAAAAGCAGGAGCTTCTAAGAAACCTGGAGGAAAGTGAAAGCTCTCAAAA GTACCTCTTTATAACCAAGGAAGATATTCTTGGCCTTCCATGCTTCCAG AATCAAGAAATTATTGCAATCAAGGCTCCAAAAGCTAGTTCCATCGAGGTTCCTGATCCTGATGAG GAATTAGGTTTTCGGCAAAGGCAGTACAAAATGATTGTTCGAAGTGCCATTGGACCAATATATTTGTACCTCTTGAGGTACTTCTCTGCTGTAACATTGCAACCAAAAGTTTG cAAGGACGACCACAAGTTTGAGGATGATAGTGCCAAACCGATGAAATTAACAAATCCATCATGGAATAGTGATCTCTACAGAAAGAGGGGTGTGGGATTATTAGAAAGccaaaatgatgaaaataatcCTTCTGAGCGTTTCAGTTTGCAGGGTTCACAAGCATTTGGAATTCAAGAAATTACTCCCACTGATTTTGAA ATGGAAGATGACTATTGGTTTCAATCAGATCCTGGAGTGAGCCAAACAGaattgtggg GGAAGGAGTAG
- the LOC100811650 gene encoding transcription factor E2FC isoform X1 produces the protein MGQRYENNVFKSHISNIEAAPGMTQTVHLPPPLQTDPTIRGKQNGKPKGSRNAKSAAHRPYADSTNSTAVNNCRYDSSLGLLTKKFVSLIQDAKDGTLDLNRTAEILEVQKRRIYDITNVLEGVGLIEKTSKNHIKWKGCDGLGPRELEDQVNSLKAEVDSLYAEECKLDDCIRKKQELLRNLEESESSQKYLFITKEDILGLPCFQNQEIIAIKAPKASSIEVPDPDEELGFRQRQYKMIVRSAIGPIYLYLLRYFSAVTLQPKVCKDDHKFEDDSAKPMKLTNPSWNSDLYRKRGVGLLESQNDENNPSERFSLQGSQAFGIQEITPTDFEMEDDYWFQSDPGVSQTELEGVVGSDRRASDD, from the exons ATGGGTCAAAGATATGAAAACAATGTTTTCAAGTCTCACATAAGTAATATTGAAGCTGCTCCCGGTATGACCCAAACAGTTCATCTTCCTCCCCCACTTCAAACCGACCCTAccataagaggaaagcaaaatGGTAAACCAAAAGGTTCAAGAAATGCAAAATCTGCGGCTCACAGACCTTATGCCG ATTCCACTAATTCGACTGCGGTTAACAACTGTCGTTATGACAGTTCCTTAG GACTGTTAACCAAGAAATTTGTGAGCTTAATCCAGGATGCTAAGGATGGAACCCTGGATCTAAATAGAACCGCTGAAATCTTGGAG GTTCAGAAAAGGAGAATTTATGACATTACAAATGTTCTTGAAGGGGTAGGACTGATAGAGAAAACATCAAAGAATCATATAAAGTGGAA GGGATGTGATGGGCTTGGACCTCGAGAACTGGAAGACCAAGTTAATAGTTTAAAG GCTGAAGTTGATAGTCTATATGccgaggaatgcaaacttgatgaTTGTATAAG gAAAAAGCAGGAGCTTCTAAGAAACCTGGAGGAAAGTGAAAGCTCTCAAAA GTACCTCTTTATAACCAAGGAAGATATTCTTGGCCTTCCATGCTTCCAG AATCAAGAAATTATTGCAATCAAGGCTCCAAAAGCTAGTTCCATCGAGGTTCCTGATCCTGATGAG GAATTAGGTTTTCGGCAAAGGCAGTACAAAATGATTGTTCGAAGTGCCATTGGACCAATATATTTGTACCTCTTGAGGTACTTCTCTGCTGTAACATTGCAACCAAAAGTTTG cAAGGACGACCACAAGTTTGAGGATGATAGTGCCAAACCGATGAAATTAACAAATCCATCATGGAATAGTGATCTCTACAGAAAGAGGGGTGTGGGATTATTAGAAAGccaaaatgatgaaaataatcCTTCTGAGCGTTTCAGTTTGCAGGGTTCACAAGCATTTGGAATTCAAGAAATTACTCCCACTGATTTTGAA ATGGAAGATGACTATTGGTTTCAATCAGATCCTGGAGTGAGCCAAACAGaatt GGAAGGAGTAGTTGGTTCTGATAGACGTGCTTCAGACGATTAA